A region of Silurus meridionalis isolate SWU-2019-XX chromosome 17, ASM1480568v1, whole genome shotgun sequence DNA encodes the following proteins:
- the emd gene encoding emerin (Emery-Dreifuss muscular dystrophy) isoform X1, whose amino-acid sequence MLSSKSDQEISWMLDDYGIKHGPVVGSTRSLYEKKLRDIMAKERKMRGTSEPVVYREQRDEDVSFYHHRPWGHDVFSSRVIAVHSLFRRNPVFSAEYRDIVSRPMVSPYYTESQGKYTAVTQERTQGGTQGRTQGRTQERTPDPGSGRSVPLWLQIVFFLIVAGVLVFIFINIEPAQSEPFKQLT is encoded by the exons ATGTTGAGCAGTAAGAGTGACCAGGAGATCAGCTGGATGTTGGATGATTATGGGATTAAGCATGGCCCGGTGGTGG GTTCCACCAGATCTCTTTACGAGAAGAAGCTGAGAGACATTATGGCTAAAGAGAGGAAGATGAGAGGAACGTCAGAGCCGGTGGTCTACAGAGAACAGC GAGATGAGGACGTTTCCTTCTACCATCACAGACCT TGGGGACACGACGTTTTCAGCAGCCG TGTAATCGCTGTACACTCACTGTTTAGGAGAAATCCTGTGTTCAGTGCTGAGTACAGAGACATTGTCAGTAG GCCCATGGTCTCTCCGTACTACACTGAGTCACAGGGAAAATACACAGCAGTGACACAGGAGAGGACACAGGGGGGGACACAGGGGAGGACACAGGGGAGGACACAGGAGAGAACACCTGATCCTGGTTCTGGACGCTCCGTCCCTCTGTGGCTGCAGATTGTGTTCTTCCTCATCGTAGCTGGTGTCCtggtcttcatcttcatcaacaTAGAGCCAGCTCAGAGCGAGCCTTTCAAACAACTCACATAA
- the emd gene encoding emerin (Emery-Dreifuss muscular dystrophy) isoform X3, whose amino-acid sequence MLSSKSDQEISWMLDDYGIKHGPVVGSTRSLYEKKLRDIMAKERKMRGTSEPVVYREQRDEDVSFYHHRPWGHDVFSSRPMVSPYYTESQGKYTAVTQERTQGGTQGRTQGRTQERTPDPGSGRSVPLWLQIVFFLIVAGVLVFIFINIEPAQSEPFKQLT is encoded by the exons ATGTTGAGCAGTAAGAGTGACCAGGAGATCAGCTGGATGTTGGATGATTATGGGATTAAGCATGGCCCGGTGGTGG GTTCCACCAGATCTCTTTACGAGAAGAAGCTGAGAGACATTATGGCTAAAGAGAGGAAGATGAGAGGAACGTCAGAGCCGGTGGTCTACAGAGAACAGC GAGATGAGGACGTTTCCTTCTACCATCACAGACCT TGGGGACACGACGTTTTCAGCAGCCG GCCCATGGTCTCTCCGTACTACACTGAGTCACAGGGAAAATACACAGCAGTGACACAGGAGAGGACACAGGGGGGGACACAGGGGAGGACACAGGGGAGGACACAGGAGAGAACACCTGATCCTGGTTCTGGACGCTCCGTCCCTCTGTGGCTGCAGATTGTGTTCTTCCTCATCGTAGCTGGTGTCCtggtcttcatcttcatcaacaTAGAGCCAGCTCAGAGCGAGCCTTTCAAACAACTCACATAA
- the emd gene encoding emerin (Emery-Dreifuss muscular dystrophy) isoform X2, whose translation MLSSKSDQEISWMLDDYGIKHGPVVGSTRSLYEKKLRDIMAKERKMRGTSEPVVYREQRDEDVSFYHHRPWGHDVFSSRRNPVFSAEYRDIVSRPMVSPYYTESQGKYTAVTQERTQGGTQGRTQGRTQERTPDPGSGRSVPLWLQIVFFLIVAGVLVFIFINIEPAQSEPFKQLT comes from the exons ATGTTGAGCAGTAAGAGTGACCAGGAGATCAGCTGGATGTTGGATGATTATGGGATTAAGCATGGCCCGGTGGTGG GTTCCACCAGATCTCTTTACGAGAAGAAGCTGAGAGACATTATGGCTAAAGAGAGGAAGATGAGAGGAACGTCAGAGCCGGTGGTCTACAGAGAACAGC GAGATGAGGACGTTTCCTTCTACCATCACAGACCT TGGGGACACGACGTTTTCAGCAGCCG GAGAAATCCTGTGTTCAGTGCTGAGTACAGAGACATTGTCAGTAG GCCCATGGTCTCTCCGTACTACACTGAGTCACAGGGAAAATACACAGCAGTGACACAGGAGAGGACACAGGGGGGGACACAGGGGAGGACACAGGGGAGGACACAGGAGAGAACACCTGATCCTGGTTCTGGACGCTCCGTCCCTCTGTGGCTGCAGATTGTGTTCTTCCTCATCGTAGCTGGTGTCCtggtcttcatcttcatcaacaTAGAGCCAGCTCAGAGCGAGCCTTTCAAACAACTCACATAA